Genomic DNA from Alkalihalobacterium alkalinitrilicum:
ATTCGCTTTCGAATCTGTGCACTGATCGTATCAATAAGTGTTACAACAACTATAATGACAAGTAAAATCATACCGACTTCATCCCATTTACGGTTAGAAATTGAAATAGTAATTAAAGTACCGATACCACCTGCACCAATGATCCCTAAAATGGTAGAGGCACGGACGTCGATTTCAAACCGGTAAATAGCATAAGATAAGAACTCAGGAATGATTTGTGGTAAGACTCCGTAAAAAAGAACTTGAATACGATTGGCGCCATTTGCTTGTAAAGCTTCAACAACATTCATATCAATCGATTCGATTACTTCGGAATAGAGCTTACCTAGCATTCCGATTGAACCAATTGCAATGGCTAATACCCCAGCAAACGGTCTCGGACCTACAGCGGCAACGAACATAAGGGCAAGTACTAACTCAGGGAAAGCACGAATTCCATTTAAAACTCCTTTGGAAAAGTTATTTAATACCTTGTTCTTGACCATATTACTAGCTGCAAAAAGGCCAAAAGGAATGGCTAAAATCGCGGCTAGTAGTGTTCCAGTATAGGCCATTTGTAAAGTTTGCCACATTAAGCCCATCACCTTTGGAAAAGCACTCCAATCAGGTGAAAATAACTGAGGAATGACCCGTCCAACATTTCGTAAGGTTTGTTCACTGAATACTCGGTCCCAACGAATATCAATAGAAACGAACGTCCATGTATAAAGTGCAATAATAGCAATTGCGATAAGAATGTTACGAATAATCTTTTTAACCGAACGTTTTTTCTTCGGTGGCATAATTAGTTCCATTAGACAATTCTCTCCCTTATCTTATTACTAATGTAGTCAATGATGATAACGGCGACAAAAATAATGATAATGATCGTCATGACTCGTGGATAATTAAAGAAACTAATTTGTTGTTGAAGTAATAAACCGATACCACCAGCCCCGACAAATCCTAATACGGTTGATGCTCGTACATTGACTTCAAAAACATACAAGCTAAAGGAGACGAATTGTGGTAATACTTGCGGAAGTACCGCATACCAAATTACTTGTAACGTATTTCCTCCAGATGCCCGAATGGCATCAAGCGGGTTCATATCAATA
This window encodes:
- the phnE gene encoding phosphonate ABC transporter, permease protein PhnE; translated protein: MELIMPPKKKRSVKKIIRNILIAIAIIALYTWTFVSIDIRWDRVFSEQTLRNVGRVIPQLFSPDWSAFPKVMGLMWQTLQMAYTGTLLAAILAIPFGLFAASNMVKNKVLNNFSKGVLNGIRAFPELVLALMFVAAVGPRPFAGVLAIAIGSIGMLGKLYSEVIESIDMNVVEALQANGANRIQVLFYGVLPQIIPEFLSYAIYRFEIDVRASTILGIIGAGGIGTLITISISNRKWDEVGMILLVIIVVVTLIDTISAQIRKRIV